From the Streptomyces nodosus genome, the window ACCGGAGGACCCCCCATGCGCTCGCACCTGCTCAATGACCTCACCGCGGAGCATTACCGCCGCTCCGTGACCGAAGGAGTAGAGCGGGTGGCCGCACAACTCGCCACCACCGGGCGCCCGTTCACCGGCATCACGGTCGACGCCCTGGCCCCCCGCGTCGAGCGGATCGACCTGGACCGCCCGCTGCACGACACCACCGCCGTCCTGGACGAGCTGGAGGAGGTCTATCTGCGCGACGCGGTCTACTTCCACCACCCGCGCTATCTGGCCCACCTCAACTGCCCGGTGGTCATCCCGGCCGTCCTCGGCGAGGCCGTGCTGTCCGCCGTCAACTCCTCCCTCGACACCTGGGACCAGTCGGCCGGCGGCACCCTCATCGAGCGCAAGCTCATCGACTGGACCGCCGGACGCATCGGCCTCGGCCCCGCCGCCGACGGCGTGTTCACCAGCGGCGGCACCCAGTCCAACCTCCAGGCGCTGCTGCTGGCGCGGGAGGAGGCCAAGTGCGAGAGCCTCGCCGAACTGCGGATCTTCGCCTCCGAGGTGAGCCATTTCAGCGTGCGGAAGGCCGCGAAACTGCTCGGTCTGAGCGCCGACTCGGTGGTCTCCGTCCCCGTCGGCCAGGACAAGCGGATGGGAACCGTCGCCCTCGCCCATGAGCTGGAGCGCTGCGTCCAGGACGGGCTGACCCCCATGGCCGTGGTCGCCACCGCGGGCAGCACCGACTTCGGCTCCATCGATCCGCTGCCCGGCATCGCCGAGCTGTGCGCTCGCTACGGCGCCTGGCTGCATGTGGACGCGGCCTACGGCTGCGGGCTGCTGGTCTCCCCGCGCCGCCGCGAGCTGCTGGCCGGGATCGAGCACGCCGACTCGGTCACCGTCGACTACCACAAGTCCTTCTTCCAGCCGGTGAGTTCCTCCGCCGTGCTGGTCCGGGACGCCGCCACGCTGCGGCATGCGACCTATCACGCGGACTACCTCAACCCGCGCCGCATGGTGCAGGAACGTATCCCCAACCAGGTCGACAAGTCCCTCCAGACCACTCGCCGCTTCGACGCCCTCAAACTGTGGATGACCCTGCGCGTGATGGGCGCCGACGGCATCGGACAGCTCTTCGACGAGGTCTGCGACCTGGCGCACCAGGGCTGGCAATTGCTGGCCGCCGATCCCCGCTTCGACGTGGTCGTCGAACCGCAGCTCTCCACCCTCGTCTTCCGTTACATCCCGGCCGCCGTCACCGACCCGGCCGAGATCGACCGGGCCAACCTGTACGCCCGCAAGGCCCTGTTCGCCTCCGGCGACGCCGTGGTCGCGGGCACCAAGGTCTCCGGCCGCCACTATCTGAAGTTCACCCTCCTCAACCCCGAGACCACGGCGCAGGACATCACCGCCGTGCTCGATCTGATCGCCGGCCACGCCGAGCAGTACCTGGGAGACTCCCTTGACCGCGCTTGCTGAAGCCCCTGACCGCATCCACGACCTGGTGGGGATCGGGCTCGGCCCCTTCAACCTCGGGCTCGCCTGCCTCACCGAGCCGATCGCCGAACTCGACGCCGTGTTCCTGGAGTCGAAGCCGAACTTCGAGTGGCACTCCGGGATGTTCCTGGACGGGGCGCATCTGCAGACCCCGTTCATGTCGGACCTGGTCACCCTGGCCGACCCCACCTCCCCCTACTCCTTCCTCAACTACCTCAAGGAGCAGGGCAGGCTGTACTCGTTCTACATCCGGGAGAACTTCTACCCGCTCCGGGTGGAGTACGACGACTACTGCCGCTGGGCCGCCTCCCGGCTGAGCAGCGTCCGCTTCGGCACCACCGTCACCGAGGTGACGTACCAGGACACGGACGACGTCTATGTCGTACGGACCGGGGACGGGGACGCCTACCGGGCCCGCCGTCTGGTCCTCGGCACCGGCACCTCCCCGCACATCCCGGAGCCCTGCCGGGGTCTCGCGGGCGATGTCGTCCACACCTCCCGCTATCTGGACCACAAGCACGCGCTCCAGGCCAAGGAGTCGATCACCCTGGTCGGCAGCGGGCAGTCCGCCGCCGAGATCTACCAGGACCTGCTGAGCGAGATCGACGTCCACGGCTACCGGCTGAACTGGGTCACCCGCTCCCCGCGCTTCTTCCCGCTGGAGTACACCAAGCTCACGCTGGAGATGACCTCCCCCGAGTACATCGACTACTTCCACGCGCTGCCCGAGGGGACCCGCTACCGCCTCACCGAGCAGCAGAAGGGCCTGTTCAAGGGCATCGACGGCGATCTGATCAACGAGATCTTCGACCTGCTGTACCAGAAGAACCTGGACGGTCCGGTCCCCACCCGGCTGCTCACCAACTCCGCGCTCACCAGCGCCCGTCACGAGGACGGCGGCTACACCCTCGGCTTCCGCCAGGAGGAGCAGGGCAGGGACTACGAGCTGCGCTCCCAGGCGCTGATCCTCGCGACCGGCTACCGGTACACCGAACCGGAGTTCCTCGCCCCGGTCCGCGACCGGCTGCGCTACGACGGGCACGGCAACTTCGACGTGGCCCGCAACTACTCCATCGACACCACCGGCCGGGGCGTCTTCCTCCAGAACGGGGGCGTCCACACCCACAGCATCACCAGCCCCGACCTCGGCATGGGCCCCTACCGCAACGCCTGCATCATCCGGGAACTGCTGGGCAGCGAGTACTACCCCGTCGAGAAGACCATCGCCTTCCAGGAGTTCGCCGCATGAGCACCGCCACCCGTGCCCTCGGCACCCTCACCTTCCGTCCCCTCGACCCGCTCCGGGACGCCGAACTGCTGCACGGCTGGGTCACCCACCCCAAGGCGGCGTTCTGGATGATGCAGGACGCCGATGTCCAGGACGTCCGGCGCGCCTACGCCGAGATCGAGGCCGACGAGCACCAGCACGCGCTGCTGGGTCTGCACGACGGCGAACCCGCCTTCCTGCTGGAGCGGTACGACCCGGCCCACCGTGAACTGGTCGGCCTCTACGAGCCCCGGCCCGGCGATGTGGGCATGCACTTCCTGGTCGCACCGGCCGAGACCCCCGTGCACGGCTTCACCCGGGCCGTGATCAGGGCCGTGATGCGGCACCTGTTCGAGGACCCGACGACCGCCCGTGTCGTCGTGGAACCCGATGTCCGCAACACCGCGGTGCACGCCCTGAACGCCACCGTCGGATTCGTGCCCGAGCGAGAGATACCGAAGCCGGAGAAGACGGCGCTGCTCAGCTTCTGCACGCGGGAGCAGTTCGAGAAGGCGGTGGCGGCATGACCTACGGCACGACCTCCGCCGAGGCGGTCTCCCATCTCTCCCCCGAGCGCTGGGAGCGTGCCGAGCGCCTGCTGGTCCGCAAGGCCCTCGCCGAGTTCGCCCATGAACGGCTGATCACCCCCGAGCCTGAGGCCGGCGCGGAGGACACCTATGTGGTCCGCAGCGACGACGGACTCACGCACTACCGCTTCACCGCCACGCTCCGCGGCCTGGACCACTGGGGGGTCGAGGCCGACTCGATCACCCGTCGCCGCGAAGGGGTGGAACTCCCGCTCTCCGCACTGGACTTCTTCATCGAGCTGAAGAACTCCCTCGGTCTGAGCGACGAGGTGCTCCCGGTCTATCTGGAGGAGATCTCCTCCACCCTCTCCAGCACCTGCTACAAGCTCACCAAGCCGGAGGTCACCTCCGCCGAGCTGGCCGGGCGCGGCTTCCAGGGCATCGAGGCGGGGATGACCGAGGGCCACCCCTGCTTCGTCGCCAACAACGGGCGGCTCGGCTTCGGCGTCCAGGAGTATCTGGCCTACGCGCCCGAGGCGGGGCGCCCGGTCCGGCTGGTCTGGCTGGCCGCGCACCGCTCCCGGGCGGCGTTCACGGCCGGGGCCGGGATCCGGTACGAGTCCTTCGTCCGGGAGGAGCTGGGCGAGACCACGGTCGGGCGCTTCCACCGCCGGCTGACCGAACGGGGCCTCGACCCCGAGGACTATCTGCTCATCCCCGTCCACCCCTGGCAGTGGTGGAACAAGCTGTCCGTCACCTTCGCCGCCGAGGTCGCCCGGCAGCACCTGGTGTGCCTCGGTGAGGGCGACGACGAGTATCTGGCCCAGC encodes:
- the desA gene encoding lysine decarboxylase DesA, with translation MRSHLLNDLTAEHYRRSVTEGVERVAAQLATTGRPFTGITVDALAPRVERIDLDRPLHDTTAVLDELEEVYLRDAVYFHHPRYLAHLNCPVVIPAVLGEAVLSAVNSSLDTWDQSAGGTLIERKLIDWTAGRIGLGPAADGVFTSGGTQSNLQALLLAREEAKCESLAELRIFASEVSHFSVRKAAKLLGLSADSVVSVPVGQDKRMGTVALAHELERCVQDGLTPMAVVATAGSTDFGSIDPLPGIAELCARYGAWLHVDAAYGCGLLVSPRRRELLAGIEHADSVTVDYHKSFFQPVSSSAVLVRDAATLRHATYHADYLNPRRMVQERIPNQVDKSLQTTRRFDALKLWMTLRVMGADGIGQLFDEVCDLAHQGWQLLAADPRFDVVVEPQLSTLVFRYIPAAVTDPAEIDRANLYARKALFASGDAVVAGTKVSGRHYLKFTLLNPETTAQDITAVLDLIAGHAEQYLGDSLDRAC
- a CDS encoding lysine N(6)-hydroxylase/L-ornithine N(5)-oxygenase family protein, which translates into the protein MTALAEAPDRIHDLVGIGLGPFNLGLACLTEPIAELDAVFLESKPNFEWHSGMFLDGAHLQTPFMSDLVTLADPTSPYSFLNYLKEQGRLYSFYIRENFYPLRVEYDDYCRWAASRLSSVRFGTTVTEVTYQDTDDVYVVRTGDGDAYRARRLVLGTGTSPHIPEPCRGLAGDVVHTSRYLDHKHALQAKESITLVGSGQSAAEIYQDLLSEIDVHGYRLNWVTRSPRFFPLEYTKLTLEMTSPEYIDYFHALPEGTRYRLTEQQKGLFKGIDGDLINEIFDLLYQKNLDGPVPTRLLTNSALTSARHEDGGYTLGFRQEEQGRDYELRSQALILATGYRYTEPEFLAPVRDRLRYDGHGNFDVARNYSIDTTGRGVFLQNGGVHTHSITSPDLGMGPYRNACIIRELLGSEYYPVEKTIAFQEFAA
- a CDS encoding GNAT family N-acetyltransferase is translated as MSTATRALGTLTFRPLDPLRDAELLHGWVTHPKAAFWMMQDADVQDVRRAYAEIEADEHQHALLGLHDGEPAFLLERYDPAHRELVGLYEPRPGDVGMHFLVAPAETPVHGFTRAVIRAVMRHLFEDPTTARVVVEPDVRNTAVHALNATVGFVPEREIPKPEKTALLSFCTREQFEKAVAA